From a region of the Bermanella marisrubri genome:
- the dptG gene encoding DNA phosphorothioation-dependent restriction protein DptG, translating to MSIKENLKAAAEVEIKDRNLVNNFLTFRQKRSERIIEPDFMAVAGELLSIAWRKSLNKRVSLEKFTEACMERLASKVADDEFESLLRHMYFKDDAEGLFQVSPEFMLFKDGMASSGNTRHVGTVLGNMLLSRPAVKQSAPESLNFLEAELLAEFQSFVSELSPTVTTEDYLPFIGDVFAEDLDLLCRHPGYMMHNLKAFVGLYNFLYSAQLAMNIRSWRQEPSSKPLYFIMDTERASGERTYVREALSSLIDCVRDLFPVLSALEYLNQPDNKKVIRYPLWKHYYYIQSLPANEINEINSGLKKFLEKYRNARGRDPWGGELNTTEDIFKAITKTAKEVFNQSSNQGTVNRKVVASFETEVARHFIQNRKRGGRVLIMNQDYLLLLTNLAIGSRDKLQYQKLIEEFRRRGVWFDQQSQQALIEFYERVGNLERMSDSGDAVYVRKTI from the coding sequence ATGAGTATTAAGGAAAACCTCAAGGCTGCAGCGGAAGTTGAGATAAAAGATAGAAATCTAGTAAACAACTTCCTGACATTTCGTCAGAAGCGTAGCGAAAGAATTATTGAACCTGATTTCATGGCGGTTGCGGGAGAGTTACTTTCGATTGCCTGGCGGAAATCTTTAAACAAACGTGTCTCTCTCGAGAAGTTCACTGAAGCTTGTATGGAGAGACTAGCCAGCAAAGTTGCGGATGATGAGTTTGAATCACTCTTGCGACATATGTATTTCAAAGACGATGCAGAGGGGCTTTTTCAGGTTTCACCTGAATTTATGCTGTTTAAGGATGGGATGGCCTCCTCAGGTAATACCCGGCACGTTGGTACTGTCCTAGGGAATATGCTTCTATCTAGGCCCGCAGTTAAACAGTCTGCACCTGAAAGTCTAAATTTCCTAGAGGCTGAACTACTGGCTGAGTTTCAGTCATTTGTTTCTGAGCTTTCACCCACAGTAACTACAGAAGACTACTTGCCTTTTATCGGTGACGTATTTGCCGAAGACCTTGATCTGTTGTGCCGTCACCCCGGTTACATGATGCATAACCTGAAGGCTTTTGTTGGGTTATATAACTTTCTTTACAGCGCACAGCTGGCTATGAATATACGTAGTTGGCGCCAAGAACCTAGCAGTAAACCATTGTACTTTATTATGGATACGGAACGTGCGAGTGGTGAACGAACCTATGTGCGAGAAGCACTGAGTTCTCTAATTGATTGCGTTCGAGATCTATTTCCTGTCTTATCGGCACTTGAATATTTAAACCAACCAGATAATAAAAAAGTTATCCGTTACCCATTATGGAAACACTATTACTACATACAGAGCCTGCCCGCTAATGAGATCAACGAGATTAATTCTGGTCTGAAGAAGTTTCTGGAGAAATACCGTAATGCCAGAGGCCGTGATCCTTGGGGTGGAGAACTAAATACCACGGAAGACATCTTCAAAGCAATTACCAAGACAGCAAAAGAGGTATTCAACCAAAGCTCCAATCAAGGGACGGTTAATCGGAAAGTAGTGGCCTCGTTTGAAACTGAGGTCGCACGTCATTTTATTCAAAATCGAAAGCGCGGTGGCCGTGTTCTCATTATGAATCAAGATTATCTATTACTACTAACGAATCTAGCTATAGGTAGTAGAGATAAACTCCAGTACCAGAAACTGATTGAAGAATTTAGGCGCCGGGGCGTCTGGTTTGATCAGCAATCACAACAAGCACTAATAGAATTTTACGAGCGAGTGGGAAATCTCGAGCGGATGAGTGACAGCGGAGATGCGGTATATGTCCGAAAAACAATTTGA
- the dptF gene encoding DNA phosphorothioation-dependent restriction protein DptF, whose protein sequence is MNFLQLLNTLSRSSAQAVSTLSKSTDEIEELRSHLYVETEIERKFLESVEATNKKESIIFLCGSSGDGKSEILRRHHSKYKNDFLYHLDATHSFKPDQNAVEALNELFDRHQANEKPLIVGINIGMLFNFQNSGDDRHLAIKQAIARFIDGERSFDNYQFLSFEDYPKFSLEEGKVGSDFIAQLLAKVTESDDRNPLYRAYVHEADRHQQRIYQNYRILQEPEIQALIVQLLLHARLKYDQFFSARALLDFIYNLLVGDSVLFDNLFLSPGDGLSNSLKSLDPCLLRSKRIDEFVIQRSLAVSDAEFDEFKDAFIKKYGDFDMEPSSWIRAFYVMKGVDVGNNYHQTFSEDFRRKLFEDYIHVWQLHHTLDNKKLLREFYDKILIASLIKFANRMFTGLGSDSIFLGARNGVNITTKLRIAMDTKSLERPDSSHIQSFNAAIKVGDESIKPFPVTISFLDLAERIMFGYRPNRHDKNTIVILEEVIDEVIRVASNNDSLTFIRDGREWSLLLEDDEFIVEACQ, encoded by the coding sequence ATGAACTTTCTTCAACTATTAAACACACTTTCCAGGTCTTCTGCTCAGGCTGTTTCAACATTATCGAAATCGACAGATGAGATCGAAGAACTAAGGTCGCATCTCTATGTTGAGACTGAGATTGAGAGAAAGTTTCTCGAGTCGGTTGAAGCAACTAATAAAAAAGAAAGTATCATATTTTTGTGCGGGTCGAGTGGTGATGGTAAATCCGAGATCCTTCGTCGACATCATTCAAAATATAAAAACGACTTTCTATATCACTTAGACGCCACTCATAGTTTCAAGCCCGACCAGAATGCGGTCGAAGCGTTGAATGAGTTGTTTGATCGGCATCAAGCTAATGAGAAGCCATTGATTGTTGGTATTAACATTGGGATGTTATTCAACTTTCAAAACTCAGGGGATGACAGGCATCTAGCAATTAAACAGGCGATTGCTCGTTTTATTGATGGCGAGCGTTCGTTTGATAACTATCAGTTTCTGAGTTTTGAAGACTATCCTAAATTCAGTTTAGAAGAAGGCAAAGTTGGCTCAGACTTTATTGCACAGCTTTTGGCTAAGGTTACCGAATCTGATGATAGAAACCCTCTGTATCGTGCTTACGTACATGAAGCGGATAGACATCAGCAGCGTATCTATCAGAATTATCGTATTCTGCAAGAGCCAGAGATACAGGCCTTGATAGTTCAACTCTTGTTGCATGCTAGACTAAAATACGATCAGTTTTTCTCCGCGAGAGCGCTACTAGACTTCATTTATAACCTGCTTGTAGGTGATTCAGTTCTGTTTGATAACCTGTTCTTGTCACCGGGTGATGGTTTATCAAACAGCTTGAAAAGCCTAGATCCATGCTTACTACGATCAAAACGAATCGACGAATTTGTTATTCAGCGTTCACTTGCAGTTTCAGATGCTGAATTCGATGAGTTCAAAGACGCATTCATTAAGAAATACGGCGACTTTGACATGGAACCGAGTTCCTGGATTCGGGCTTTTTATGTTATGAAAGGCGTTGATGTAGGTAACAACTATCATCAAACTTTCAGTGAAGATTTCCGCCGTAAGCTCTTCGAAGACTATATTCATGTATGGCAGCTTCATCATACGTTGGATAATAAAAAGCTGCTTCGTGAATTTTATGACAAGATTTTGATCGCGAGTCTTATCAAGTTTGCTAATCGGATGTTTACCGGCCTTGGTAGTGACTCCATTTTTCTTGGCGCGCGCAATGGGGTGAATATCACTACCAAATTACGAATAGCCATGGATACCAAATCTCTGGAAAGGCCAGACTCTAGTCATATTCAGAGCTTCAATGCTGCAATCAAGGTTGGTGATGAGTCGATCAAGCCTTTTCCCGTTACCATTTCATTTCTTGATTTGGCTGAACGAATCATGTTTGGTTACAGACCAAACAGACATGATAAGAACACTATTGTGATTCTTGAAGAGGTAATCGACGAAGTAATTCGCGTAGCATCAAATAATGATTCGCTGACTTTTATTAGAGATGGACGTGAGTGGTCATTGTTACTTGAGGATGATGAATTCATAGTGGAGGCTTGCCAATGA
- a CDS encoding DUF5666 domain-containing protein codes for MKKLIALPIVLSTSTALLSACGGSSTDVVTKDRAVQGTIDGFGSVIVDGVHYQSTSTEFEIDDTAGAESQLRVGQVVTVVGKDDGTEGVATRIIYDADIKGQVTAVNNQTGELEVLGQAVITNEMTVFSDLDLATIQVGQMVELSGYRDGTGQLIATFIEAETDTESEIKGTVANLDSANKTFSIEGLSIDYSSVASLELDEAELRNGMLVEVEGSVEAGVLVANEIEQEDIRQESEAGVEVDISGYISALDLEANTMVVANTTVSFNGDTEFDDADMSQLDLNLFVSVEGEFNSEGQLVAEEIEFADSVSVELEGPVTGVSGNTVTVMGIDIQVDTRTRIKDDRDDVQYFSAADISVDDYVEVRLTQNADGSYRALRLERDETETDDQGNATVEISGTIDISQIASGIISIAGLDIDITALASTASLTADANVEIGGTFNGSIVSATEVELDD; via the coding sequence ATGAAAAAACTAATCGCCCTACCTATCGTATTAAGCACGAGCACCGCATTACTCTCTGCATGTGGTGGCTCATCAACCGACGTCGTCACCAAAGACCGCGCGGTTCAAGGCACCATTGATGGCTTTGGCAGTGTGATCGTCGATGGTGTTCATTATCAAAGCACCAGTACAGAATTTGAAATTGACGATACCGCAGGTGCGGAAAGTCAATTACGCGTAGGTCAGGTGGTCACCGTTGTGGGTAAAGACGATGGAACAGAAGGCGTTGCAACTCGTATTATTTACGATGCCGATATCAAAGGCCAAGTCACTGCTGTAAATAATCAAACCGGCGAGCTAGAAGTCTTGGGTCAAGCCGTGATCACCAACGAAATGACCGTATTTTCTGATTTAGATTTAGCCACCATTCAAGTGGGTCAAATGGTTGAGCTAAGTGGATACCGAGATGGCACTGGCCAACTAATCGCTACGTTTATAGAAGCTGAAACCGATACCGAATCAGAAATCAAAGGCACAGTAGCCAACTTAGATAGCGCTAACAAAACCTTTAGCATCGAAGGCCTAAGCATCGACTACAGTAGTGTTGCCTCGTTAGAATTAGACGAAGCTGAACTGCGCAATGGGATGCTGGTAGAAGTAGAAGGCAGTGTTGAAGCTGGCGTATTGGTGGCGAATGAAATCGAACAAGAAGACATTCGTCAAGAATCAGAAGCGGGCGTCGAAGTGGATATCTCTGGCTATATTTCAGCGCTCGATCTAGAAGCCAATACCATGGTGGTGGCCAATACCACAGTGAGCTTCAATGGCGATACAGAATTCGACGACGCCGACATGAGCCAGCTAGACTTAAACCTATTCGTTAGCGTAGAAGGGGAATTTAACTCAGAGGGCCAGCTAGTGGCTGAAGAAATTGAATTCGCCGATAGCGTATCGGTGGAGCTTGAAGGCCCAGTGACTGGCGTTTCGGGTAACACCGTGACGGTCATGGGCATCGACATACAAGTTGATACTCGCACACGCATCAAAGACGATCGCGACGATGTACAATACTTCAGCGCAGCGGACATTTCAGTGGACGACTATGTAGAAGTGCGTTTAACGCAAAATGCAGATGGTAGCTATCGTGCGCTTCGCCTAGAGCGTGATGAGACAGAAACCGATGATCAAGGTAATGCAACAGTGGAAATTAGCGGTACTATTGATATCAGCCAAATCGCTTCAGGCATCATTAGCATTGCTGGTTTGGATATCGACATCACGGCACTAGCGAGCACTGCATCACTGACAGCGGATGCAAATGTAGAAATCGGTGGTACATTCAATGGTAGCATTGTCTCAGCCACTGAAGTCGAGCTAGACGACTAA